The Corvus moneduloides isolate bCorMon1 chromosome 28, bCorMon1.pri, whole genome shotgun sequence genome contains a region encoding:
- the TJP3 gene encoding tight junction protein ZO-3 isoform X1: MAPAPGWRLRARGFRRNWSPHAASALGWERYRPRQEAETRGVDLIAVTAGKRPRRTRHDGGLVPRQSLGYKGLRKAPWSDTIATSPGAQLLPGRIPGSPDVGLRKGPAAVKRSRSRSEPPSCPAATAALPSLCWWVPTMEEMVIWEQHTVTLSKDPHRGFGFAVSGGRDHPNRTTGDTAVFVSDVVSGGPAMGQLQRKDHIVMVNGLSMENVPSSFAIQTLKTCGKIANITLKRPKKVHTSVSKGSPGSPTVPRHYDSDDDYRLHRSRDDLDHSQGYDGDSSSERSSGHHHDDRRHHKLVPRSWRRSQDSSHWVQSGSDRRRHGQHCSANAFGQDGDTNGLALVSGFKRLPHQDVPMKPITSVLVKQKQSEEYGLKLGSQLFIKHIVESGLAAKGSSLQEGDLILKINGVASQDMSLAETQQLIERTEGILTLLILRDHRQFLVNIPDVDSQSDSSRMDDISDIDSELSHPPSPETSPRPPAAARTNSPPERRRSNREPVAEVTVADARGPDLLEAMEGDGHSPHSSPTARAAHKDGYSTNSRVVQFVKAKSVGLRLTGGNDVGIFVSSVQEGSLADSQGVQEGDQILQVNDTSFQNLTREEAVEYLMALPPGEEVTLWIQSKQDIYRKMISSNVGDSFYIRTHFDFEKDTPSGLSFVRGDVFHVLDTMYRGRLGSWLAVRMGRDLQEQEKGIIPNRSRAEQIASLESVLKATSGANPSGARAEFWKLRGLRGAKKMLRKSREDLSALTKQGHYPPYERVVLKEASFKRPVVILGPIADIAVQKLSRELPELFEIAPSVPRDGASSKVIKLDSVRQIAEKNKHALLDITPSAVERLNYVQYYPVVVFCEPESRQGIKAMRQWLAPDSRKSSRRLYAQANKMKKYCSHLFTATISLSGSGNAWYEQIQDIVRTQQSQPVWTTAEQADVAPEDSLELLNPPSTVASGYLTCDSHANSDYDDTDGEAGAYTDGEAEDAYDQPGLARSSEPAQLAPSHGLDSSEQAQLAPSHSRREQVPEQPRQGRRYDSIRYPVPRGGGGSRPALGTSRKGSPCHTEPSPPFCPPGNTSTRR; the protein is encoded by the exons ATGGCCCCGGCTCCGGGGTGGCGGTTGCGGGCCAGGGGCTTCCGCAGGAACTGGTCCCCCCACGCCGCCTCGGCGCTGGGCTGGGAGCGGTACCGGCCCCGGCAGGAGGCGGAGACCCGCGGCGTGGACCTGATCGCTGTCACCGCGGGAAAGCGGCCCCGCAGGACGAGGCATGACGGGGGGCTGGTCCCCAG GCAGAGTCTGGGCTACAAAGGGTTACGCAAGGCACCCTGGAGTGACACCATTGCCACCAGCCCCGGagctcagctccttcctggTCGGATCCCAGGCTCG CCTGATGTTGGATTGAGGAAGGGGCCAGCAGCTGTAAAGAGGAGCCGGAGCCGGTCAGAGCCCCCCAGCTGTCcggctgccactgctgctctccccagctTGTGCTGGTGGGTGCCCACCATGGAGGAGATGGTGatctgggagcagcacacgGTGACACTGAGCAAG GACCCTCACCGGGGCTTTGGCTTTGCTGTCTCTGGAGGCCGTGACCATCCCAACAGGACAACCGGGGACACAGCAGTGTTTGTTTCAGATGTGGTGTCTGGGGGACCAGCGATGGGTCAGCTCCA GAGGAAGGATCACATCGTGATGGTGAATGGCCTTTCCATGGAGAATGTCCCATCCTCCTTTGCTATCCAGACACTTAAAACCTGTGGCAAGATTGCCAACATC ACGCTGAAAAGACCGAAGAAGGTTCACACCTCTGTGAGCAAGGGCAGCCCTGGGTCCCCCACTGTGCCCCGGCACTACGACTCAGACGATGACTACAGGCTGCACCGCTCCCGGGATGACCTGGACCACAGTCAGGGCTACGATGGGGACTCATCCAGCGAGAGGAGCTCTGGTCACCACCACGATGACCGTCGCCATCATAAGCTGGTGCCACGAAGCTGGAGGCGAAGCCAGGACAGCAGCCACTGGGTGCAGAGTGGCTCGGATCGGAGACGCCATGGCCAACATTGCTCTGCTAATGCCTTTGGCCAGGACGGGGACACCAACGGGCTGGCCCTGGTGTCAGGCTTCAAGCGGCTGCCACACCAGGATGTGCCAATGAAGCCCATCACATCGGTACTGGTGAAGCAGAAGCAGAGTGAAG AGTATGGCCTGAAGCTGGGGAGTCAGCTCTTCATCAAGCACATAGTGGAGAGCGGGCTGGCAGCCAAGGGCAGCTCCTTGCAGGAGGGAGACCTCATCCTGAAG ATCAATGGGGTAGCCAGCCAGGACATGTCCTTGGCTGAAACTCAGCAGCTCATCGAGCGGACAGAGGGGATCCTGACCCTGCTCATCCTCCGGGACCACCGGCAGTTCCTGGTTAACATCCCTGACGTCGACAGCCAGAGCGACAGCTCCCGGATGGACG atatCTCAGACATTGACTCTGAGCTGTCCCATCCGCCATCTCCAGAGACCTCCCCACgacctccagctgctgccaggacaAATTCACCACC GGAGAGGAGACGATCAAACAGGGAGCCTGTGGCTGAGGTGACTGTAGCCGATGCTCGGGGCCCGG ACCTTCTGGAAGCCATGGAGGGGGATggccacagcccccacagcagccccactgCCCGAGCTGCCCACAAGGATGG GTACAGCACCAACTCCAGGGTCGTGCAGTTTGTGAAGGCCAAGAGTGTGGGGCTGCGGCTGACGGGTGGGAACGATGTGGGCATCTTCGTGTCGAGCGTGCAAGAGGGGAGCCTAGCTGACAGCCAGGGCGTCCAGGAAGGTGACCAGATCCTGCAG GTGAATGACACCAGTTTCCAGAACCTGACCCGTGAGGAGGCTGTGGAATATCTCATGGCCCTGCCCCCAGGCGAGGAGGTCACGCTGTGGATCCAGAGCAAGCAGGACA TTTACAGGAAGATGATCTCATCCAACGTGGGTGACTCATTCTACATCCGGACACACTTTGACTTTGAGAAGGATACGCCATCAGGGCTCAGCTTTGTCCGTGGGGACGTGTTCCACGTGCTGGACACCATGTACCGGGGCAGGCTGGGGAGCTGGCTGGCTGTGCGCATGGGCAGagacctgcaggagcaggaaaagggcaTCATCCCCAACCGGAGCAG ggccGAACAGATCGCCAGCCTGGAGTCAGTGCTGAAAGCCACGTCTGGCGCCAACCCCTCTGGGGCAAGGGCTGAGTTTTGGAAGCTGCGGGGCTTGCGGGGAGCCAAGAAGATGCTGCGGAAGAGCCGGGAGGACCTGTCTGCCCTCACAAAGCAGGGGCACTACCCACCATATGAGAGGGTGGTCCTGAAGGAAG CCAGCTTCAAGCGGCCAGTGGTGATCCTGGGCCCCATCGCAGACATTGCTGTGCAGAAGCTGAGCAGGGAGTTGCCCGAGCTGTTTGAAATTGCCC cGAGCGTGCCCCGCGATGGGGCATCGTCCAAGGTCATCAAGCTGGACTCGGTGCGGCAGATTGCAGAAAAG AACAAGCACGCCTTGCTGGACATCACACCCTCGGCTGTGGAGCGCCTCAATTACGTGCAGTACTACCCAGTGGTGGTGTTCTGCGAGCCCGAGAGCCGGCAGGGCATCAAGGCCATGCGGCAGTGGCTGGCACCCGACTCCAGGAAGAGCTCCCGGCGCCTCTATGCCCAGGCCAACAAGATGAAGAAATATTGCAGCCACCTCTTCACGGCCACCATCAGCCTCAGTGGCAGCGGCAATGCCTGGTACGAGCAGATCCAGGACATCGTAAGGACACAGCAAAGCCAGCCTGTCTGGACAACAGCAGagcag GCAGATGTAGCACCTGAGGACAGTCTGGAACTGCTGAACCCACCAAGCACGGTGGCGTCAGGCTACCTGACGTGTGACAGCCATGCCAACAGTGACTACGACGACACAGATGGGGAGGCGGGCGCCTACACTGACGGCGAGGCAGAGGATGCCTATGACCAGCCCGGGCTGGCCCGTTCCTctgagccagcccagctggcCCCGAGCCATGGCCTGGACTCCTCCGAGCAAGCACAGCTGGCCCCAAGCCACAGCCGAAGGGAACAG GTGCCCGAACAGCCACGGCAGGGCCGGCGCTATGACAGCATCAGGTACCCTGTGCCCCGGGGTGGGGGTGGCAGCCGCCCAGCGCTGGGGACGTCCCGGAAGGGCAGTCCCTGTCACACAGAGCCATCACCACCCTTCTGTCCCCCAGGGAATACGAGCACGAGGCGGTGA
- the TJP3 gene encoding tight junction protein ZO-3 isoform X2, translated as MAPAPGWRLRARGFRRNWSPHAASALGWERYRPRQEAETRGVDLIAVTAGKRPRRTRHDGGLVPRQSLGYKGLRKAPWSDTIATSPGAQLLPGRIPGSPDVGLRKGPAAVKRSRSRSEPPSCPAATAALPSLCWWVPTMEEMVIWEQHTVTLSKDPHRGFGFAVSGGRDHPNRTTGDTAVFVSDVVSGGPAMGQLQRKDHIVMVNGLSMENVPSSFAIQTLKTCGKIANITLKRPKKVHTSVSKGSPGSPTVPRHYDSDDDYRLHRSRDDLDHSQGYDGDSSSERSSGHHHDDRRHHKLVPRSWRRSQDSSHWVQSGSDRRRHGQHCSANAFGQDGDTNGLALVSGFKRLPHQDVPMKPITSVLVKQKQSEEYGLKLGSQLFIKHIVESGLAAKGSSLQEGDLILKINGVASQDMSLAETQQLIERTEGILTLLILRDHRQFLVNIPDVDSQSDSSRMDDISDIDSELSHPPSPETSPRPPAAARTNSPPERRRSNREPVAEVTVADARGPDLLEAMEGDGHSPHSSPTARAAHKDGYSTNSRVVQFVKAKSVGLRLTGGNDVGIFVSSVQEGSLADSQGVQEGDQILQVNDTSFQNLTREEAVEYLMALPPGEEVTLWIQSKQDIYRKMISSNVGDSFYIRTHFDFEKDTPSGLSFVRGDVFHVLDTMYRGRLGSWLAVRMGRDLQEQEKGIIPNRSRAEQIASLESVLKATSGANPSGARAEFWKLRGLRGAKKMLRKSREDLSALTKQGHYPPYERVVLKEASFKRPVVILGPIADIAVQKLSRELPELFEIAPSVPRDGASSKVIKLDSVRQIAEKNKHALLDITPSAVERLNYVQYYPVVVFCEPESRQGIKAMRQWLAPDSRKSSRRLYAQANKMKKYCSHLFTATISLSGSGNAWYEQIQDIVRTQQSQPVWTTAEQADVAPEDSLELLNPPSTVASGYLTCDSHANSDYDDTDGEAGAYTDGEAEDAYDQPGLARSSEPAQLAPSHGLDSSEQAQLAPSHSRREQVPEQPRQGRRYDSIREYEHEAVRRRFTRARDDSDQDEGYEWGPATDV; from the exons ATGGCCCCGGCTCCGGGGTGGCGGTTGCGGGCCAGGGGCTTCCGCAGGAACTGGTCCCCCCACGCCGCCTCGGCGCTGGGCTGGGAGCGGTACCGGCCCCGGCAGGAGGCGGAGACCCGCGGCGTGGACCTGATCGCTGTCACCGCGGGAAAGCGGCCCCGCAGGACGAGGCATGACGGGGGGCTGGTCCCCAG GCAGAGTCTGGGCTACAAAGGGTTACGCAAGGCACCCTGGAGTGACACCATTGCCACCAGCCCCGGagctcagctccttcctggTCGGATCCCAGGCTCG CCTGATGTTGGATTGAGGAAGGGGCCAGCAGCTGTAAAGAGGAGCCGGAGCCGGTCAGAGCCCCCCAGCTGTCcggctgccactgctgctctccccagctTGTGCTGGTGGGTGCCCACCATGGAGGAGATGGTGatctgggagcagcacacgGTGACACTGAGCAAG GACCCTCACCGGGGCTTTGGCTTTGCTGTCTCTGGAGGCCGTGACCATCCCAACAGGACAACCGGGGACACAGCAGTGTTTGTTTCAGATGTGGTGTCTGGGGGACCAGCGATGGGTCAGCTCCA GAGGAAGGATCACATCGTGATGGTGAATGGCCTTTCCATGGAGAATGTCCCATCCTCCTTTGCTATCCAGACACTTAAAACCTGTGGCAAGATTGCCAACATC ACGCTGAAAAGACCGAAGAAGGTTCACACCTCTGTGAGCAAGGGCAGCCCTGGGTCCCCCACTGTGCCCCGGCACTACGACTCAGACGATGACTACAGGCTGCACCGCTCCCGGGATGACCTGGACCACAGTCAGGGCTACGATGGGGACTCATCCAGCGAGAGGAGCTCTGGTCACCACCACGATGACCGTCGCCATCATAAGCTGGTGCCACGAAGCTGGAGGCGAAGCCAGGACAGCAGCCACTGGGTGCAGAGTGGCTCGGATCGGAGACGCCATGGCCAACATTGCTCTGCTAATGCCTTTGGCCAGGACGGGGACACCAACGGGCTGGCCCTGGTGTCAGGCTTCAAGCGGCTGCCACACCAGGATGTGCCAATGAAGCCCATCACATCGGTACTGGTGAAGCAGAAGCAGAGTGAAG AGTATGGCCTGAAGCTGGGGAGTCAGCTCTTCATCAAGCACATAGTGGAGAGCGGGCTGGCAGCCAAGGGCAGCTCCTTGCAGGAGGGAGACCTCATCCTGAAG ATCAATGGGGTAGCCAGCCAGGACATGTCCTTGGCTGAAACTCAGCAGCTCATCGAGCGGACAGAGGGGATCCTGACCCTGCTCATCCTCCGGGACCACCGGCAGTTCCTGGTTAACATCCCTGACGTCGACAGCCAGAGCGACAGCTCCCGGATGGACG atatCTCAGACATTGACTCTGAGCTGTCCCATCCGCCATCTCCAGAGACCTCCCCACgacctccagctgctgccaggacaAATTCACCACC GGAGAGGAGACGATCAAACAGGGAGCCTGTGGCTGAGGTGACTGTAGCCGATGCTCGGGGCCCGG ACCTTCTGGAAGCCATGGAGGGGGATggccacagcccccacagcagccccactgCCCGAGCTGCCCACAAGGATGG GTACAGCACCAACTCCAGGGTCGTGCAGTTTGTGAAGGCCAAGAGTGTGGGGCTGCGGCTGACGGGTGGGAACGATGTGGGCATCTTCGTGTCGAGCGTGCAAGAGGGGAGCCTAGCTGACAGCCAGGGCGTCCAGGAAGGTGACCAGATCCTGCAG GTGAATGACACCAGTTTCCAGAACCTGACCCGTGAGGAGGCTGTGGAATATCTCATGGCCCTGCCCCCAGGCGAGGAGGTCACGCTGTGGATCCAGAGCAAGCAGGACA TTTACAGGAAGATGATCTCATCCAACGTGGGTGACTCATTCTACATCCGGACACACTTTGACTTTGAGAAGGATACGCCATCAGGGCTCAGCTTTGTCCGTGGGGACGTGTTCCACGTGCTGGACACCATGTACCGGGGCAGGCTGGGGAGCTGGCTGGCTGTGCGCATGGGCAGagacctgcaggagcaggaaaagggcaTCATCCCCAACCGGAGCAG ggccGAACAGATCGCCAGCCTGGAGTCAGTGCTGAAAGCCACGTCTGGCGCCAACCCCTCTGGGGCAAGGGCTGAGTTTTGGAAGCTGCGGGGCTTGCGGGGAGCCAAGAAGATGCTGCGGAAGAGCCGGGAGGACCTGTCTGCCCTCACAAAGCAGGGGCACTACCCACCATATGAGAGGGTGGTCCTGAAGGAAG CCAGCTTCAAGCGGCCAGTGGTGATCCTGGGCCCCATCGCAGACATTGCTGTGCAGAAGCTGAGCAGGGAGTTGCCCGAGCTGTTTGAAATTGCCC cGAGCGTGCCCCGCGATGGGGCATCGTCCAAGGTCATCAAGCTGGACTCGGTGCGGCAGATTGCAGAAAAG AACAAGCACGCCTTGCTGGACATCACACCCTCGGCTGTGGAGCGCCTCAATTACGTGCAGTACTACCCAGTGGTGGTGTTCTGCGAGCCCGAGAGCCGGCAGGGCATCAAGGCCATGCGGCAGTGGCTGGCACCCGACTCCAGGAAGAGCTCCCGGCGCCTCTATGCCCAGGCCAACAAGATGAAGAAATATTGCAGCCACCTCTTCACGGCCACCATCAGCCTCAGTGGCAGCGGCAATGCCTGGTACGAGCAGATCCAGGACATCGTAAGGACACAGCAAAGCCAGCCTGTCTGGACAACAGCAGagcag GCAGATGTAGCACCTGAGGACAGTCTGGAACTGCTGAACCCACCAAGCACGGTGGCGTCAGGCTACCTGACGTGTGACAGCCATGCCAACAGTGACTACGACGACACAGATGGGGAGGCGGGCGCCTACACTGACGGCGAGGCAGAGGATGCCTATGACCAGCCCGGGCTGGCCCGTTCCTctgagccagcccagctggcCCCGAGCCATGGCCTGGACTCCTCCGAGCAAGCACAGCTGGCCCCAAGCCACAGCCGAAGGGAACAG GTGCCCGAACAGCCACGGCAGGGCCGGCGCTATGACAGCATCAG GGAATACGAGCACGAGGCGGTGAGGAGGAGGTTCACACGAGCCAGGGATGACTCAGACCAGGATGAAGGCTACGAGTGGGGCCCAGCCACAGATGTGTAG